Proteins encoded by one window of Streptomyces uncialis:
- a CDS encoding WD40 repeat domain-containing protein, whose protein sequence is MNVENVLRSTLRERAEHTGAAPADLADRVLGARRRRRRVRWGLSVLVALTATGLALGQMLGGSVDTRPASERDKRDVIGRADQSPPREFVAAGDTALAAHYTIHWADVSSQRIGRRDYQLLDQRTGTYRPVPWRFLDVAPGLRTAAVLEQDLPARRVGLVDMTTGKVTRWIDLPGNKAGAVSFSPDGNRLVATTYDGTPEEITLGQGSHFARADARRTGFWIIDLRSGRTAWHPAPDEAEYTSFIPRRDFDWSSDGRLVRSPNDKKGYDYYDLKGGKATAPTAEKHLTSHPGEVSPDGTLVAGGPAGNTTSWLIDARTGAREDDVTGSEFLAWADDRRAVFLGCRGLTCEDWDKRVETLLLVDVRTGRVEPLSGERPMNKTEKELWQPVFAPR, encoded by the coding sequence GTGAATGTCGAGAACGTGCTGAGGAGCACCCTGCGGGAACGGGCGGAGCACACCGGGGCCGCCCCCGCCGATCTCGCCGACCGGGTGCTGGGTGCCCGCCGCCGCAGGCGCCGCGTCCGCTGGGGCCTGTCGGTGCTGGTCGCCCTGACGGCCACCGGACTCGCCCTCGGACAGATGCTGGGCGGCTCGGTGGACACCCGTCCGGCCAGCGAACGGGACAAGCGGGACGTGATCGGCCGCGCCGACCAGAGCCCGCCGCGCGAGTTCGTCGCGGCGGGGGACACCGCGCTCGCCGCGCACTACACGATCCACTGGGCGGACGTCTCGTCGCAGCGGATCGGCCGACGCGACTATCAGCTCCTCGACCAGCGGACCGGCACCTACCGGCCCGTCCCCTGGCGCTTTCTGGACGTGGCACCGGGACTGCGGACCGCCGCCGTGCTGGAGCAGGACCTGCCCGCCCGCCGGGTCGGTCTCGTCGACATGACGACCGGCAAGGTCACCCGCTGGATCGATCTGCCGGGCAACAAGGCCGGCGCCGTCTCCTTCTCACCGGACGGCAACCGGCTGGTGGCCACGACGTACGACGGGACACCGGAGGAGATCACCCTCGGGCAGGGAAGCCATTTCGCGCGGGCCGACGCGCGGCGCACCGGGTTCTGGATCATCGATCTGCGCTCGGGCCGCACCGCATGGCACCCGGCACCCGACGAGGCGGAGTACACCAGCTTCATCCCCCGCCGGGACTTCGACTGGAGCTCGGACGGACGGCTCGTCCGCAGCCCGAACGACAAGAAGGGGTACGACTACTACGACCTGAAGGGCGGCAAGGCCACCGCGCCCACCGCCGAGAAGCACCTCACGTCCCACCCCGGTGAGGTGTCTCCGGACGGCACACTGGTGGCGGGCGGACCGGCCGGGAACACCACCTCCTGGCTGATCGACGCCCGTACCGGGGCCCGCGAGGACGATGTAACCGGCTCGGAGTTCCTCGCCTGGGCGGACGACAGAAGAGCCGTCTTCCTGGGCTGCCGGGGCCTGACCTGCGAAGACTGGGACAAGCGGGTGGAAACGCTGCTCCTGGTCGATGTGCGCACGGGCCGTGTCGAACCGCTCAGCGGAGAGCGCCCCATGAACAAGACCGAGAAGGAGCTCTGGCAGCCGGTCTTCGCGCCACGCTGA
- a CDS encoding endonuclease/exonuclease/phosphatase family protein: MPSSTSTRLATLTVAAVCSTLTAVVLTAPAQAGPDSGPVAVHDVQGTTRISPLAGQQVTDVTGIVTGVRGYGSSRGFWFQDPNPDRDPATSEGLFVFTGTTPKVAVGDAVRVSGTVAEYVPGGASSGNQSLTQLSRATVTVDSSGNALPAPVTLDRRSVPDAYAPVGDPAAQGSVNGLPLRPRAYALDRYESLEGMNVRVGTSRVVGATDPYSALWVTVKPDENDNRRGGTVYGSYDDQNTGRLQVQSLIPLAERPFPVADVGDVLTGGAEGPLDFNQFGGYTLTARTLGTVADRGPERERTRPQHHRELAVATYNVENLDPGDPQEKFDALAKAVVGNLASPDIVALEEIQDGNGPVNDGTVSADATVRKFTEAIVAQGGPSYAWRSIDPVDGADGGQPGGNIRQVFLFDPERVSFTDRAGGDATTAAGVTRIGGQAALTVSPGRITPASPAWESSRKPLAGEFVFRGRTVFVIANHFASKGGDQALTSQFQPPNRSSETQRHLQATELNSFVKDILKVQRNADVIALGDINDFEFSRTTELLADGGALWPAVRSLPESDRYSYTYQGNSQVLDQILISPSVRRGGFAYDSVHLNAEFADQNSDHDPQVLRFRP, from the coding sequence TTGCCGAGCAGCACCTCGACCCGTCTCGCCACGCTCACCGTCGCCGCCGTCTGCTCCACCCTGACGGCCGTGGTCCTCACCGCTCCCGCCCAGGCCGGGCCGGACTCGGGCCCGGTCGCCGTCCATGACGTCCAGGGCACCACCCGGATATCCCCGCTCGCCGGGCAGCAGGTCACGGATGTCACCGGGATCGTGACCGGGGTCCGTGGCTACGGCTCGTCCAGAGGGTTCTGGTTCCAGGACCCGAACCCGGACCGCGATCCGGCCACCAGCGAGGGCCTCTTCGTCTTCACCGGGACCACCCCGAAGGTGGCCGTCGGTGACGCGGTACGGGTCTCCGGGACCGTCGCCGAGTACGTCCCGGGCGGCGCGTCGAGCGGGAACCAGTCGCTGACCCAGCTCAGCCGCGCGACCGTCACGGTCGACTCCTCCGGCAACGCGCTGCCCGCGCCGGTGACCCTCGACCGCCGGTCCGTGCCCGACGCCTACGCCCCGGTGGGCGACCCGGCGGCGCAGGGTTCGGTGAACGGGCTGCCGCTGCGCCCGCGCGCCTACGCGCTGGACCGCTACGAGTCCCTGGAGGGCATGAACGTCCGGGTCGGCACCTCGCGGGTGGTCGGCGCCACCGACCCGTACAGCGCGCTGTGGGTCACGGTGAAGCCGGACGAGAACGACAACCGGCGCGGCGGCACGGTCTACGGCTCGTACGACGACCAGAACACCGGACGGCTCCAGGTCCAGTCCCTGATCCCGCTCGCGGAGCGGCCGTTCCCGGTGGCCGATGTCGGTGATGTGCTGACGGGCGGCGCCGAGGGGCCGCTGGACTTCAACCAGTTCGGCGGCTACACCCTGACCGCCCGCACGCTCGGCACGGTCGCGGACCGGGGTCCGGAGCGGGAGCGGACCCGCCCGCAGCACCACCGCGAGCTGGCGGTGGCCACCTACAACGTGGAGAACCTCGACCCGGGCGACCCGCAGGAGAAGTTCGACGCGCTGGCGAAGGCCGTGGTCGGCAATCTGGCCTCGCCGGACATCGTCGCGCTGGAGGAGATCCAGGACGGCAACGGCCCGGTGAACGACGGCACGGTGTCCGCCGACGCCACGGTCCGCAAGTTCACGGAGGCCATCGTCGCGCAGGGCGGACCGAGTTACGCGTGGCGGTCCATCGACCCGGTGGACGGCGCGGACGGCGGCCAGCCCGGCGGCAACATCCGCCAGGTGTTCCTCTTCGACCCGGAGCGGGTGTCCTTCACCGACCGCGCCGGCGGGGACGCGACGACCGCCGCCGGGGTCACCCGGATCGGCGGCCAGGCCGCGCTGACCGTGTCCCCGGGCCGGATCACCCCCGCCTCACCTGCCTGGGAGAGCAGCCGCAAGCCGCTCGCCGGCGAGTTCGTCTTCCGGGGCCGTACGGTGTTCGTGATCGCCAACCACTTCGCTTCGAAGGGCGGCGACCAGGCACTGACCTCGCAGTTCCAGCCCCCGAACCGCTCCTCGGAGACCCAGCGGCATCTCCAGGCGACCGAGCTGAACTCCTTCGTCAAGGACATCCTGAAGGTCCAGCGGAACGCCGATGTGATCGCCCTCGGCGACATCAACGACTTCGAGTTCTCCCGGACCACCGAGCTCCTGGCGGACGGCGGGGCGCTGTGGCCGGCGGTCAGGTCGCTGCCGGAGTCGGACCGGTACTCGTACACGTACCAGGGCAACAGCCAGGTGCTCGACCAGATCCTGATCAGTCCTTCGGTGCGCCGGGGCGGCTTCGCCTACGACTCGGTCCACCTCAACGCGGAGTTCGCGGACCAGAACAGCGACCACGACCCGCAGGTGCTGCGCTTCCGCCCCTGA
- a CDS encoding protein kinase domain-containing protein, which translates to MDETRPRTERTPPGDGDPAGEGEARPGATETPLGADGTRPGPDRAPRGRLGTPPGADGTPPDTPDTPDTPDTPASAPAGAPPGVGEPLRPGDPEQLGGHRLLARLGSGGMGQVYLGRSPGGRLVAVKTVHAHLAGDAHFRARFRREAAAARAVTGAFTAAVVDADPDSALPWLATAYLPGVTLRRTVAVGGPLAPAAALALGGALAEALRDIHAAGLVHRDLKPSNVLVTGDGPRVIDFGIARVTDGTHPGLTGTGALIGTPGYMAPEQIAEGTPVTSATDVFALGAVLAYAASGRAPFGAGNAAVLLYRAVHDEPDLDGVPWAAGLRALVADCLRKEPARRPGPAEILRRTADRAAPLWWRTDPVRTLVGAPPQPPPGAPRTPGDKASGPADPRAQATVPTPDTSTGTTPDPAMNPDPRPAATAAATPAATSTRPKTDLKIRADTATRTTTAGGPPSGATPAVPKVPVPLPGERARRLRKLGRRGLLIAGAGGFAGLVAYAASLLTPDDGPSGPPEWEVRTGGAGPDAPRWTLSAGDGGAVDAILASGTGVVVHGTRDVYPAVGTVQAHDAAGGRRAWAAKASTSAPTAWGVVGGLLTAGDLGTRPLRLRDGRALPLDPRLPSGPLWFTVSGRTLVGLYEDTGDPAKYLLHAASLTTGERLWRRTESVRWERAVAFPGGVLLTDPAPGAIARYVGLDDGRNRWTYEEGGRSDGRPGWAVAGAVADDRPALLDAGGRLVLLDPARGKRVRERELGLTVSPGTTAFGRVGDAALLVSGGRLHGIDPATGALSWGRATLGLEPNWPRRAGGTRAPVGTGGALVHWSGGRTLECVDPGTGKPRWSARSVGDGPASCPPVLVGAVVYAVAGRICEAFRSSDGKPLGSWDTGGTVAELAADRHGWYVRLGRAEVKAYAPART; encoded by the coding sequence GTGGACGAGACGCGGCCCAGGACCGAGCGGACACCCCCCGGGGACGGCGACCCGGCCGGGGAGGGCGAGGCACGTCCCGGGGCAACCGAGACACCCCTCGGAGCGGACGGGACGCGGCCCGGACCGGACCGGGCACCCCGAGGACGGCTCGGGACACCGCCCGGCGCGGACGGGACGCCACCGGACACACCGGACACACCGGACACACCGGACACACCGGCCAGTGCACCGGCCGGCGCACCGCCAGGAGTCGGTGAACCGCTGCGGCCGGGTGACCCGGAACAACTCGGCGGGCACCGGCTGCTGGCGCGGCTCGGCTCGGGCGGGATGGGGCAGGTGTATCTGGGACGCAGTCCGGGCGGGCGGCTGGTCGCGGTGAAGACCGTGCACGCGCATCTCGCCGGGGACGCGCACTTCCGGGCGCGGTTCCGCCGGGAGGCCGCTGCCGCGCGGGCGGTGACCGGCGCGTTCACGGCGGCGGTGGTGGACGCCGACCCGGACTCCGCGCTGCCCTGGCTCGCCACGGCGTATCTGCCGGGGGTCACCCTGCGCCGTACCGTCGCGGTCGGCGGCCCGCTCGCCCCGGCCGCCGCGCTCGCGCTCGGCGGGGCCCTCGCGGAGGCGCTGCGCGACATCCATGCGGCGGGGCTGGTGCACCGCGACCTGAAGCCGTCGAACGTCCTGGTGACCGGCGACGGGCCCCGGGTGATCGACTTCGGGATCGCCCGGGTCACCGACGGCACCCACCCGGGCCTGACCGGGACCGGGGCGCTGATCGGGACACCCGGCTACATGGCCCCCGAGCAGATCGCGGAGGGCACACCCGTGACATCCGCGACGGATGTCTTCGCCCTGGGCGCGGTCCTGGCGTACGCGGCGTCCGGCCGGGCGCCCTTCGGGGCGGGCAACGCGGCCGTGCTGCTGTACCGGGCCGTCCACGACGAACCCGATCTGGACGGGGTGCCTTGGGCCGCGGGGCTGCGGGCGCTCGTCGCGGACTGTCTGCGCAAGGAGCCCGCCCGACGCCCCGGCCCGGCCGAGATCCTGCGCCGCACGGCGGACCGGGCGGCCCCCCTGTGGTGGCGTACGGACCCGGTACGGACCCTGGTCGGAGCACCACCCCAGCCGCCCCCGGGCGCCCCGCGCACCCCGGGCGACAAGGCGAGCGGACCCGCCGACCCACGCGCACAGGCCACCGTCCCGACCCCGGACACGAGCACTGGCACGACCCCGGACCCGGCCATGAACCCGGACCCGCGCCCCGCCGCCACGGCCGCCGCCACACCAGCCGCCACGAGCACCCGCCCGAAGACCGACCTGAAGATCCGGGCGGACACCGCCACTCGGACGACGACAGCCGGTGGCCCCCCGTCCGGGGCCACCCCTGCCGTCCCGAAGGTTCCCGTCCCGCTGCCCGGAGAGCGCGCGCGGCGGCTGCGGAAGCTGGGGCGTCGCGGTCTGCTGATCGCCGGAGCGGGCGGCTTCGCCGGTCTCGTGGCCTACGCGGCGAGCCTCCTCACCCCGGACGACGGCCCGTCCGGACCTCCCGAGTGGGAGGTGCGTACGGGCGGGGCGGGCCCGGACGCCCCCCGCTGGACCCTGTCGGCGGGCGACGGCGGCGCGGTGGACGCCATCCTCGCGAGCGGGACGGGGGTGGTCGTGCACGGCACCCGCGATGTGTACCCGGCCGTCGGTACCGTCCAGGCCCATGACGCGGCCGGAGGCCGACGGGCGTGGGCGGCGAAGGCGTCCACCTCCGCCCCCACCGCCTGGGGTGTCGTCGGGGGTCTGCTCACGGCGGGCGATCTGGGCACCCGGCCGCTGCGGCTGCGCGACGGGCGCGCCCTGCCCCTGGACCCGCGCCTCCCGTCGGGCCCCCTGTGGTTCACCGTGTCGGGCCGGACCCTGGTCGGCCTGTACGAGGACACCGGCGACCCCGCGAAGTACCTGCTGCACGCCGCGTCCCTGACGACCGGCGAACGGCTCTGGCGGCGTACGGAGTCCGTCCGGTGGGAGCGGGCGGTCGCGTTCCCCGGCGGTGTGCTCCTCACCGACCCGGCCCCGGGCGCGATCGCCCGTTACGTCGGCCTGGACGACGGCCGGAACCGCTGGACGTACGAGGAGGGCGGCCGGAGCGACGGCCGGCCCGGCTGGGCGGTCGCCGGGGCGGTGGCGGACGACCGACCGGCGCTGCTGGACGCCGGGGGACGGCTGGTCCTGCTCGACCCGGCCCGGGGAAAACGCGTCCGGGAGCGGGAACTCGGGCTCACCGTGTCACCGGGCACCACCGCGTTCGGCCGGGTCGGGGACGCCGCGCTGCTGGTGTCGGGCGGGCGGCTGCACGGCATCGACCCCGCGACCGGCGCACTGTCCTGGGGCCGGGCGACCCTCGGCCTGGAGCCCAACTGGCCCCGGCGCGCGGGCGGCACCCGCGCCCCGGTGGGGACCGGCGGAGCGCTGGTGCACTGGTCGGGCGGCCGGACGCTGGAATGCGTCGACCCGGGTACGGGCAAGCCGCGCTGGTCCGCCAGGAGCGTCGGCGACGGCCCCGCCTCCTGTCCGCCGGTGCTGGTCGGCGCGGTGGTGTACGCGGTGGCCGGACGGATCTGCGAGGCGTTCCGGAGCTCCGACGGGAAACCGCTCGGCAGCTGGGACACGGGCGGGACGGTGGCCGAACTGGCCGCCGACCGCCACGGCTGGTACGTCCGGCTCGGCCGCGCGGAGGTCAAGGCGTACGCCCCCGCACGCACTTGA
- a CDS encoding protein kinase domain-containing protein, translating to MVRGTEEMPERADGGSAFGYGSGPGGAGPGGRLGEYLLVAPLGAGGMSRVFLARSASGRLVAVKVVHPHLAADPRFRERFRRETAAARAIRGPFTAAVLGADPEAGHPWLAVEFCAGPALSEALAALGPLDSGNLAALGAALAEAVAAVHTAGLVHRDLKPSNVVVTADGPKVIDFGIARATGGDPGGDTGRGDGTASDDEETLTGTGEIIGSPGFMAPEQITRDGETGPAADVFALGALLALSATGRNPHGSGTAPQILYRTVHEAPDLIGVPDGGWDDLLGRCLAKEPADRPTVPELLAWCAPRASAPWWEAPTVTELIGHHDLAAARAVTAYTEWAASGSTAPATPDAQHTAPATPTPADPRLADPRLAGPRLAGPTPGGASPSGPSPVGQAPAGPPPDGTAPDGRVPTGPPPPAPDTAIVTAVGTVTADTSPSAPADTTVTAAPTGDPPRGALEQPPRGLLARRRFLSWGAAGLAAASAAATATALALSDDNASGDTAGAGKPRRTPSARTLPRGVVRWSREIAAPATSTVTLHRDGPALLAHTDTTLHRLDARTGTTSWTYPEVNSVHPDGRTVHALRHTMWDTAIIALDSAAGTVRWETPGLAGFPGRPGPLTDAWTPDGTRTLLVRSADRLCLVTTWPYGTRWEKRSSAGKPWRVYAYGRARGEPLWFRQGTAAEAIGAELADGVLALAVDGSGDRRRAAPTGPLFLLRERDGDVLEEIAGGSARPGVRPGARGVVHQAVYDRVEAVDRASGGVRWSRQPEEGDPVGITGVVVGGLVHFGTDGGGLGALDVDGGAVRWRRHDVAPLAEDSNVPLVADGLMYAAGPDPAVRETPGGGRPGWGVHALDAATGDTVWAAPVERFDTVRAAAGDGVVHVWATGTVHTLGGPDD from the coding sequence ATGGTGCGGGGCACGGAAGAGATGCCGGAGCGCGCGGACGGCGGTTCCGCCTTCGGGTACGGGAGCGGTCCCGGTGGCGCCGGGCCCGGCGGGCGGCTCGGGGAGTACCTTCTGGTGGCGCCGCTCGGGGCGGGCGGGATGAGCCGGGTGTTCCTGGCACGTTCCGCTTCGGGGCGGCTCGTCGCCGTCAAGGTGGTGCACCCGCACCTGGCGGCGGACCCCCGATTCAGGGAACGGTTCCGGCGGGAGACGGCAGCGGCACGAGCCATCCGCGGACCTTTCACCGCGGCCGTCCTGGGTGCCGATCCCGAGGCCGGACACCCCTGGCTGGCCGTCGAGTTCTGTGCCGGTCCCGCCCTTTCGGAGGCGCTGGCCGCGCTCGGTCCGCTGGACTCCGGGAACCTCGCCGCGCTCGGCGCTGCACTCGCGGAGGCGGTGGCGGCCGTCCATACGGCGGGACTGGTGCACCGCGATCTGAAACCGTCCAATGTCGTGGTGACGGCCGACGGGCCGAAGGTCATCGACTTCGGGATAGCCCGCGCCACGGGCGGCGACCCCGGCGGGGACACCGGGCGCGGCGACGGAACGGCCTCGGACGACGAGGAGACGCTGACCGGCACCGGGGAGATCATCGGCTCCCCCGGCTTCATGGCCCCCGAGCAGATCACCCGGGACGGGGAGACCGGCCCGGCCGCCGATGTCTTCGCCCTCGGCGCGCTCCTCGCGCTCAGCGCGACCGGCCGCAACCCCCATGGTTCCGGCACCGCGCCCCAGATCCTCTACCGCACCGTCCATGAGGCGCCCGATCTGATCGGGGTCCCCGACGGCGGCTGGGACGATCTCCTCGGCCGCTGTCTGGCCAAGGAGCCCGCGGACCGTCCCACCGTCCCGGAGTTGCTGGCCTGGTGCGCGCCGAGAGCGTCGGCGCCCTGGTGGGAGGCGCCCACGGTCACCGAGCTGATCGGCCACCACGACCTCGCGGCGGCCCGCGCGGTCACCGCGTACACCGAGTGGGCCGCGTCCGGGAGCACGGCTCCCGCCACCCCCGACGCCCAGCACACGGCTCCCGCCACCCCCACACCCGCTGACCCAAGGCTCGCTGACCCAAGGCTCGCCGGTCCAAGGCTCGCCGGTCCAACGCCTGGTGGCGCATCACCTTCCGGCCCCTCACCTGTTGGTCAAGCCCCCGCCGGGCCACCACCTGACGGCACAGCACCTGACGGCCGGGTCCCCACCGGCCCACCGCCTCCCGCCCCTGACACCGCCATCGTCACCGCTGTTGGCACCGTCACCGCCGACACCAGCCCCAGCGCCCCCGCCGACACCACCGTCACCGCCGCCCCCACCGGGGACCCCCCGCGCGGTGCTCTTGAGCAGCCCCCGCGTGGCCTGTTGGCCCGTCGCCGGTTTCTCTCCTGGGGGGCGGCCGGGCTGGCCGCGGCCTCGGCCGCCGCCACCGCGACGGCGCTCGCCCTCAGCGACGACAACGCGTCCGGGGACACCGCGGGGGCGGGGAAGCCGCGGCGGACGCCGTCCGCGCGGACCCTGCCCCGGGGCGTCGTCCGCTGGAGCCGTGAGATCGCCGCACCCGCCACGTCCACCGTCACCCTCCACCGCGACGGACCCGCGCTCCTCGCCCACACGGACACCACCCTCCACCGGCTCGACGCCCGGACGGGCACCACCTCGTGGACGTACCCGGAGGTGAACTCCGTCCATCCGGACGGCAGGACGGTGCACGCCCTGCGCCACACCATGTGGGACACGGCGATCATCGCCCTCGACTCGGCGGCCGGTACGGTCCGCTGGGAGACCCCGGGCCTCGCGGGATTTCCGGGCCGTCCGGGTCCGCTGACCGACGCGTGGACACCGGACGGCACCCGTACGCTGCTCGTCCGCTCCGCCGACCGGCTCTGCCTCGTCACCACCTGGCCGTACGGCACCCGATGGGAGAAACGTTCCTCGGCGGGGAAGCCGTGGCGCGTGTACGCCTATGGCCGGGCACGGGGCGAACCGCTCTGGTTCCGTCAGGGCACCGCCGCCGAGGCCATCGGCGCGGAGCTGGCGGACGGTGTCCTGGCCCTCGCGGTCGACGGATCGGGCGACCGTCGGCGCGCCGCCCCCACCGGTCCGCTGTTCCTGCTGCGCGAGCGGGACGGCGACGTACTGGAGGAGATCGCGGGCGGCTCCGCCCGGCCCGGGGTACGCCCCGGGGCCAGGGGCGTCGTCCATCAGGCGGTGTACGACAGGGTCGAGGCCGTCGACCGGGCCAGCGGCGGCGTCCGCTGGTCGCGGCAGCCGGAGGAAGGCGACCCGGTCGGGATCACCGGCGTGGTGGTCGGCGGTCTCGTCCACTTCGGCACGGACGGCGGCGGGCTCGGCGCGCTCGACGTGGACGGCGGCGCCGTCCGCTGGCGCCGCCATGACGTGGCCCCGCTCGCCGAGGACAGCAACGTACCGCTGGTGGCCGACGGTCTGATGTACGCGGCGGGCCCCGATCCGGCGGTCAGGGAAACACCGGGCGGCGGCCGTCCCGGCTGGGGTGTGCACGCGTTGGACGCGGCGACGGGCGACACTGTGTGGGCCGCGCCCGTGGAACGGTTCGACACGGTCCGCGCGGCGGCGGGGGACGGAGTGGTCCATGTATGGGCCACCGGAACCGTCCACACCCTCGGCGGGCCGGACGACTGA
- a CDS encoding GntR family transcriptional regulator: protein MRRVRRTLLRDQAYESIRDAIVGGDIPPGSVVRDTELAELLGLSRAPVREAFSRLTDEGLLESKPQSYTRVTELVAADVRDAAAVVRAMHEVAVRAAVPRLTDTDLQAMREADARFLRFVSEGDIDAALHADDELHHTLVRVADNRAAAATIRRYTPLIRRLERDRFGDPVTCRSAGLHDRLIAACAARDLTAACTVTTEIWRGLEQLADDCDADGPGPVDALTGPGSPRRTGR, encoded by the coding sequence GTGCGCCGGGTCCGGCGGACCCTGCTCCGCGACCAGGCGTACGAGTCGATCCGGGACGCCATCGTGGGCGGGGACATCCCGCCCGGCTCGGTCGTCCGGGACACCGAGCTCGCCGAACTGCTCGGCCTCTCCCGCGCACCGGTGCGCGAGGCGTTCTCCCGGCTCACCGACGAGGGTCTGCTGGAGTCGAAACCGCAGAGCTACACACGGGTGACCGAACTCGTCGCCGCCGATGTCCGTGACGCGGCGGCCGTGGTCCGGGCCATGCACGAGGTGGCCGTCCGGGCAGCCGTACCGCGCCTCACGGACACCGACCTCCAGGCGATGCGCGAGGCCGACGCCCGCTTCCTGCGGTTCGTGTCCGAGGGGGACATCGATGCCGCGCTGCACGCCGACGACGAACTGCACCACACCCTCGTCCGGGTCGCCGACAACCGCGCGGCGGCGGCCACCATCCGCCGCTACACCCCGCTGATCCGCCGACTGGAACGCGACCGCTTCGGTGATCCGGTGACCTGCCGGTCCGCCGGACTGCACGACCGTCTGATCGCCGCGTGCGCGGCCCGTGACCTCACGGCCGCATGCACGGTGACCACCGAGATCTGGCGTGGCCTGGAGCAGTTGGCGGACGACTGCGACGCGGACGGGCCGGGCCCGGTGGACGCCCTGACCGGCCCGGGCTCCCCGCGTCGTACGGGACGATAG
- a CDS encoding TerD family protein gives MTPGSNIPLTAARVAVDVAAPVRLDVSGLLLTADGKVRSDDDFIFYNQPAGPGVAYRSGNGTAPDAITVDTSAVPAGIEKIVVTASPDAAGQTFQGIEPTATIRNADDGSVLATFTPPQLSGETALVIVEVYLRNGVWKARAVGQGYTNGLAGIATDFGVSVEEPAPAAPVAAPVAAAPPPPAPAPVAQQQAPPPAAAPAAPPAAPPLGAGKINLDKGRVSLQKNQTVSLVKGGRPMLSQVRMGLGWEPAYRGADIDLDASVIAYGPKRNHLDSCYFGKLSILNGSIKHSGDNLTGEGAGDDEVIMVDLGRLPQEATGLVFTVNSFSGQKFTDVAKAYCRLLDGATGEELVRFDLTNAEAQTGVIMCKLIRQFSGEWEMTALGDFVKSRTVRGMVKPSAQAL, from the coding sequence ATGACCCCCGGCTCGAACATCCCTCTCACCGCCGCGCGAGTGGCGGTCGACGTCGCCGCTCCGGTGCGGCTCGACGTTTCGGGCCTGCTGCTCACCGCCGACGGCAAGGTGCGCTCCGACGACGACTTCATCTTCTACAACCAGCCCGCGGGCCCGGGTGTGGCCTACCGCTCGGGCAACGGCACGGCGCCCGACGCGATCACGGTGGACACCTCGGCCGTCCCCGCGGGCATCGAGAAGATCGTCGTGACGGCCAGCCCGGACGCGGCGGGGCAGACCTTCCAGGGCATCGAGCCCACGGCCACGATCCGCAACGCCGACGACGGCTCCGTCCTGGCCACCTTCACCCCGCCGCAGCTCAGCGGGGAGACCGCGCTGGTGATCGTCGAGGTCTATCTGCGCAACGGCGTGTGGAAGGCCCGCGCGGTGGGCCAGGGCTACACGAACGGCCTCGCGGGCATCGCGACGGACTTCGGCGTGAGCGTGGAGGAACCGGCTCCGGCCGCCCCGGTCGCCGCCCCGGTCGCCGCGGCGCCGCCGCCCCCGGCCCCGGCCCCGGTCGCCCAGCAGCAGGCCCCGCCGCCCGCCGCGGCCCCGGCCGCCCCGCCCGCGGCGCCGCCGCTCGGCGCGGGCAAGATCAACCTCGACAAGGGCCGCGTCAGCCTTCAGAAGAACCAGACGGTGTCGCTGGTCAAGGGCGGCCGTCCGATGCTGTCCCAGGTGCGGATGGGCCTCGGCTGGGAGCCCGCGTACCGCGGCGCGGACATCGACCTCGACGCCTCGGTGATCGCGTACGGCCCGAAGCGCAACCACCTCGACAGCTGCTACTTCGGCAAGCTCTCGATCCTGAACGGCTCCATCAAGCACTCCGGCGACAACCTCACGGGCGAGGGCGCGGGGGACGACGAGGTCATCATGGTCGACCTCGGCCGGCTCCCCCAGGAGGCGACGGGCCTGGTCTTCACGGTGAACTCCTTCTCGGGCCAGAAGTTCACCGATGTCGCCAAGGCGTACTGCCGGCTGCTCGACGGGGCGACGGGCGAGGAGCTGGTCCGCTTCGACCTGACGAACGCCGAGGCGCAGACAGGCGTCATCATGTGCAAGCTCATCCGGCAGTTCAGCGGCGAGTGGGAGATGACGGCCCTGGGCGACTTCGTCAAGTCCCGCACGGTGCGCGGCATGGTGAAGCCGAGCGCGCAGGCGCTGTAA